Proteins from a single region of Artemia franciscana chromosome 20, ASM3288406v1, whole genome shotgun sequence:
- the LOC136039993 gene encoding uncharacterized protein LOC136039993, protein MQLLLLCTYRYNTVLVFGVPSPYLSFNVLLITHYLVRLLHDLLEHLEISEALADIIISDFVKAFDLLDPETVINEAPALEISQFLLCIIASFLYGRQQCVQLKNGEASNFQDITCGAAQGSKLSPILFVIVINRLMRQHKQRYKFTDDCSISLLRFLSQTHDQLEPLVAELRDQADQVKLQLSLEKSCVLRVNFLRKKSIDEPAPLQTKKSVKILGITRSDDLRFGDHIN, encoded by the exons ATGCAGCTCCTGCTTCTTTGCACCTATCGAT ATAATACTGTGTTAGTTTTTGGAGTTCCTAGTCCTTACTTATCATTTAATGTGTTACTTATTACACATTATCTGGTCAGATTACTTCATGATCTACTAGAGCATTTAGAAATTTCGGAGGCCCTTGctgatataataatttctgatttcgTGAAAGCTTTCGATCTCCTTGACCCCGAGACTGTTATCAATGAAGCCCCTGCCCTGGAGATCTCACAGTTTCTGCTGTGCATCATCGCAAGTTTCCTTTATGGTCGTCAACAGTGCGTACAACTTAAAAACGGGGAAGCATCCAACTTCCAAGACATCACATGTGGAGCAGCCCAAGGAAGCAAGCTAAGTCCCATCTTATTTGTTATTGTAATCAACCGACTGATGAGACAACATAAACAAAGGTACAAGTTCACAGACGACTGTTCAATAAGTCTACTACGATTCCTTTCACAAACACACGACCAACTCGAGCCCCTGGTTGCAGAGCTTCGGGATCAAGCTGATCAAGTGAAGCTCCAGCTAAGTCTTGAGAAAAGCTGTGTGTTGCGTGTCAACTTCCTAAGGAAGAAGAGCATTGACGAACCTGCACCTCTCCAAACAAAGAAATCAGTTAAAATACTCGGCATCACACGAAGTGACGATCTTAGGTTCGGAGATCACATCAACTAG
- the LOC136039994 gene encoding uncharacterized protein LOC136039994 — MRQHRQRYKFTDDCSISLLRFLSQTHDQLEPLVAELRDQADQVKLQLSLEKSCVLRVNFLKKKSIDEPAPLQTKKSVKILGITLSDDLRFGDYINQITAKAAGLLKSFANLKRFRMTEQLLSWYKTYVMPIVMYGCPVWHPSLTEKDRSQLETIQTRACKIILGSNYKNYEESLSELRLPTLDERRHETLMKFGAYILKSPTH, encoded by the coding sequence ATGAGACAACATAGACAAAGGTACAAGTTCACAGACGACTGTTCAATAAGTCTACTACGATTCCTTTCACAAACACACGACCAACTCGAGCCCCTGGTTGCAGAGCTTCGGGATCAAGCTGATCAAGTGAAGCTCCAGCTAAGTCTTGAGAAAAGCTGTGTGTTGCGTGTCAACTTCCTAAAGAAGAAGAGCATTGACGAACCTGCACCTCTCCAAACAAAGAAATCAGTTAAAATACTCGGCATCACACTAAGTGACGATCTTAGGTTCGGAGATTACATCAACCAGATCACAGCAAAAGCAGCTGGTCTTCTGAAATCCTTTGCAAATCTCAAAAGGTTTAGAATGACAGAACAACTTCTTTCGTGGTACAAAACTTATGTAATGCCCATAGTCATGTACGGCTGTCCTGTCTGGCACCCATCGCTCACAGAGAAAGACAGAAGTCAGCTTGAGACAATTCAGACAAGAGCCTGCAAAATAATTCTTGgatcaaattacaaaaactacgaAGAAAGCTTGAGCGAACTCAGGCTCCCAACCCTGGATGAAAGGAGGCACGAAACACTGATGAAGTTTGGAGCTTACATCCTGAAGTCCCCAACGCACTGA